In Insulibacter thermoxylanivorax, the following are encoded in one genomic region:
- a CDS encoding alpha/beta-type small acid-soluble spore protein yields the protein MARGQSGGSNAKVVPGCEKILNQWKYEIAAELGLPVGKQIVDADVEFATELGSIPVTSVREDYWGHIASRDAGAVGGQITARLVKQAEQALLGLSLE from the coding sequence GTGGCAAGAGGTCAGTCTGGAGGCAGCAATGCCAAGGTTGTACCCGGCTGTGAGAAGATCCTTAACCAGTGGAAGTACGAAATCGCCGCTGAACTAGGCTTGCCTGTCGGGAAGCAGATCGTCGATGCGGATGTGGAGTTTGCCACGGAGCTTGGCAGCATCCCCGTGACCTCGGTTAGGGAGGATTACTGGGGACATATCGCTTCGCGGGATGCAGGAGCCGTCGGCGGTCAGATCACAGCGCGGTTGGTGAAACAAGCGGAGCAGGCATTGCTTGGATTGAGCTTGGAATGA
- the metK gene encoding methionine adenosyltransferase, translating to MAERRLFTSESVTEGHPDKICDQISDAVLDAFLEVDPYARVACEVSVTTGLVLVIGEVSTKADYVDIPAIVRNTLRDIGYVRAKYGFDAETCAVLTSLNEQSPDIAQGVDVALEAREGKEPIEDAIGAGDQGIMFGYATNETDEMMPMPIALAHRLARRLAEVRKDGTLPYLRPDGKTQVTIEYEGDKPVRVDTIVISTQHQEDVTQEQIHRDLREHVIRPVVPEEFLDEDTRYFINPTGRFVIGGPQGDAGLTGRKIIVDTYGGYARHGGGAFSGKDPTKVDRSGAYAARYVAKNIVAAGLADKVEIQLAYAIGVAQPVSISIDTFGTGQVSESKLVEIVRKNFDLRPAGIIKMLDLRRPIYRQTAAYGHFGRTDLDLPWERTDKAEILKRDALA from the coding sequence TTGGCTGAACGTCGTTTGTTCACATCGGAATCAGTAACAGAGGGGCACCCGGATAAGATCTGCGATCAGATCTCTGATGCGGTGCTGGATGCTTTCTTAGAAGTGGATCCTTATGCAAGGGTCGCTTGTGAAGTATCCGTCACGACAGGTTTGGTACTTGTGATCGGAGAGGTCAGCACTAAGGCGGATTATGTTGACATCCCGGCCATCGTGCGCAATACTCTTCGGGATATCGGGTATGTCCGTGCCAAGTATGGTTTTGACGCTGAGACATGTGCCGTTCTGACATCTCTGAATGAGCAGTCCCCGGATATCGCTCAAGGGGTGGACGTGGCACTGGAGGCGCGGGAAGGTAAGGAACCGATTGAAGATGCCATCGGTGCCGGCGACCAGGGCATCATGTTCGGCTATGCAACGAACGAGACCGATGAGATGATGCCGATGCCGATCGCCCTAGCTCATCGTCTGGCACGCAGACTGGCTGAAGTGCGGAAGGATGGCACGCTGCCTTATCTGCGCCCGGACGGCAAGACACAGGTGACGATCGAGTATGAAGGGGACAAGCCGGTGCGTGTGGATACGATCGTGATCTCGACCCAGCACCAAGAAGATGTAACGCAAGAACAGATCCATCGGGATCTGCGGGAGCATGTGATCCGCCCCGTTGTCCCTGAGGAGTTCTTGGATGAAGATACGAGATATTTCATCAATCCTACGGGGCGCTTCGTCATCGGCGGACCGCAGGGGGATGCGGGGCTTACAGGCCGGAAGATCATCGTCGATACTTACGGCGGTTATGCTCGCCACGGCGGCGGTGCCTTCTCCGGTAAGGATCCGACGAAGGTGGACCGTTCCGGTGCCTATGCAGCGCGTTATGTGGCGAAGAATATCGTCGCTGCGGGACTTGCGGACAAGGTTGAGATTCAGCTTGCCTATGCGATCGGTGTGGCTCAACCGGTATCGATCAGCATCGATACTTTCGGTACGGGCCAAGTGAGCGAGAGCAAGCTGGTAGAGATCGTCCGTAAGAACTTCGATCTGCGCCCGGCCGGCATCATCAAGATGCTGGATCTGCGCCGTCCGATCTACAGACAGACAGCGGCTTACGGACACTTCGGCCGTACGGATCTGGACCTGCCTTGGGAACGTACGGATAAGGCGGAGATTTTGAAGCGGGATGCTTTGGCGTAA
- a CDS encoding DUF559 domain-containing protein, with product MSFERAYAQFLEKHLDEARGMRRERLLKGLGYGEKLFAKNAWWPAIGSFDHLYPEFMVRDVKRGYRLIDFVYLRPPHRIAFEADGYHPHQLDRYAFDDDRERQNMLVLDGWKVFRYTIDQLKDRPKEVQRQLQQIMGTFYGKQGMEQALLTPKELSLLQFAGSRGDAFTPQEAAEWLGLTVRQTLAYLHRLVDKGHLIPASGEKRIRSYMISYPDADLESM from the coding sequence ATGAGTTTTGAGCGAGCTTATGCACAGTTTCTGGAGAAACATCTGGATGAAGCCCGAGGTATGCGCAGGGAGAGGTTGTTGAAGGGGCTGGGATATGGGGAGAAATTGTTTGCTAAGAATGCATGGTGGCCGGCGATCGGCAGCTTCGACCATCTATATCCGGAGTTTATGGTGCGGGATGTGAAGAGGGGATATCGCTTGATTGATTTTGTCTATTTGCGGCCGCCGCATAGAATCGCTTTCGAAGCCGATGGATATCATCCTCACCAGTTAGATCGATATGCATTTGACGATGATCGGGAGAGACAGAACATGTTGGTCTTGGATGGCTGGAAGGTGTTCCGCTATACCATAGATCAGCTGAAGGATCGGCCCAAGGAAGTTCAGAGGCAGCTGCAGCAGATCATGGGGACTTTCTACGGTAAACAAGGCATGGAACAGGCGCTGTTAACCCCGAAGGAACTCTCCTTGCTTCAATTTGCAGGCAGCAGGGGTGATGCGTTCACGCCTCAAGAAGCTGCTGAATGGCTCGGCCTCACTGTACGTCAGACGCTTGCTTATCTTCATCGATTGGTGGACAAGGGACACCTTATTCCTGCCAGCGGAGAGAAGCGCATTCGCTCTTACATGATCTCGTATCCCGATGCTGATCTGGAATCTATGTAG
- the rfbC gene encoding dTDP-4-dehydrorhamnose 3,5-epimerase, whose translation MKVQSTSLDGVYLLEPTVYEDDRGFFMESYNDKVLAEYGITCQFVQDNHSLSRKTGTLRGMHYQLEPYAQTKLVRVIRGSIFDVVIDLRPNSKTYGRWEGFELSAGNKRQLLVPRGFAHGFCTLEPNTEVLYKVDQYYSHPHDRGIRWDDPEIGIIWPVVSPILSEKDRQHPFLRDAEINFR comes from the coding sequence ATGAAAGTGCAAAGTACAAGCCTTGACGGCGTTTATCTGCTGGAACCAACGGTGTATGAGGATGATCGGGGCTTCTTCATGGAATCCTACAACGATAAGGTTTTGGCGGAATACGGGATCACCTGTCAGTTTGTCCAAGACAATCATTCGTTATCGAGAAAGACGGGTACGCTGCGGGGGATGCATTATCAATTAGAGCCGTATGCCCAGACAAAGCTGGTCCGTGTCATTAGAGGCTCGATCTTCGATGTGGTGATCGATTTGCGGCCGAATTCGAAGACATACGGTCGATGGGAAGGTTTCGAGCTGTCAGCCGGCAACAAACGGCAGCTGCTTGTCCCCCGCGGTTTCGCTCATGGGTTCTGTACCTTAGAACCGAACACAGAGGTGCTGTATAAGGTGGATCAATATTATTCTCATCCGCATGATCGAGGGATCCGCTGGGATGATCCGGAGATCGGGATCATATGGCCGGTTGTGTCGCCTATTCTATCAGAGAAAGATCGCCAGCATCCGTTCCTAAGAGATGCAGAGATCAATTTTCGATAA